One window of the Corticium candelabrum chromosome 7, ooCorCand1.1, whole genome shotgun sequence genome contains the following:
- the LOC134182675 gene encoding uncharacterized protein LOC134182675 translates to MEVVGLVTDGEFKSLRSLGSTGPTNILQIRSDSRAQVSRLSYNKMLQMLTLKELSNPPEAVVITREILMQSQSWQKSGLTYWDSIAKLRIKTVPRGFTLHAWNGSLNTALETRKDCLRSIIAQLFYRHKILDPEKQGQNFLIFAYQPEIDKVTGQPFHEREDHNHVLKRIASHTRSSGPKGCHLER, encoded by the exons ATGGAAGTTGTTG GATTGGTAACTGATGGTGAATTCAAAAGCCTAAGAAGTTTAGGATCAACTGGACCAACTAACATCCTTCAAATTAGATCAGACTCTCGTGCTCAAGTATCTCGTCTCAGCTACAACAAGATGCTTCAAATGCTAACATTGAAAG AGCTATCTAATCCTCCTGAAGCTGTAGTCATCACAAGAGAAATCCTGATGCAGTCACAGTCGTGGCAGAAATCTGGTCTAACATATTGGGACAGCATTGCAAAACTGAGGATAAAAACAGTTCCACGTGGATTCACTCTTCATGCTTGGAATGGAA GTCTTAACACAGCACTAGAAACAAGAAAGGACTGTCTGCGATCCATCATTGCCCAGTTGTTTTATCGTCACAAAATACTGGACCCGGAGAAACAAGGGCAGAACTTCCTCATATTTGCTTACCAGCCTGAGATTGATAAAGTCACAGGGCAGCCATTTCACGAAAGAGAAGACCACAATCACGTGTTAAAG AGGATAGCTAGTCACACAAGAAGTAGTGGTCCAAAAGGTTGTCACCTGGAGAGATAG
- the LOC134182676 gene encoding uncharacterized protein LOC134182676 isoform X1: protein MKENQLILFLGILMPPILRKRGRPKGHELTVIGLPAKKKAKTGKVQPFIKLHISLKERVMLAWFVDDNIAAAALQNPKTLINESDIKVQQENISNAVLDDNVDLHIIRKFFTDDAWLLLTDVVKQKRKHCSYVCQVCFRNLDEEASILCDHCLLWSYMSCIGLKERPKSKWWFCRSCHKTSK, encoded by the exons atgaaagaaaatCAACTGATACTGTTTCTAGGTATTTTAATGCCTCCTATTCTTCGAAAACGTGGCCGTCCAAAAGGCCATGAATTGACTGTGATTGGTTTACCGGCtaagaagaaagcaaagacaGGAAAAGTACAACCATTCATTAAATTACACATATCATTGAAAGAAAGAG TCATGTTAGCATGGTTTGTTGATGACAATatagcagctgctgcactaCAAAATCCCAAGACGCTGATCAATGAATCAGACATCAAAGTTCAGCAAGAAAACATCTCTAATGCAGTCcttgatgacaatgttgacttGCACATAATTCGAAAGTTTTTCACCGATGATGCCTGGCTACTACTTACAGATGTTGTCAAGCAGAAACGTAAACATTGCAGTtatgtttgccaagtttgcTTTCGCAACTTGGATGAGGAAGCATCAATTTTGTGTGACCATTGCCTCTTGTGGTCCTACATGAGTTGTATTGGTCTTAAAGAAAGACCCAAATCAAAGTGGTGGTTTTGCCGAAGCTGTCACAAGACTAGCAAATAA
- the LOC134182676 gene encoding uncharacterized protein LOC134182676 isoform X2 — MPPILRKRGRPKGHELTVIGLPAKKKAKTGKVQPFIKLHISLKERVMLAWFVDDNIAAAALQNPKTLINESDIKVQQENISNAVLDDNVDLHIIRKFFTDDAWLLLTDVVKQKRKHCSYVCQVCFRNLDEEASILCDHCLLWSYMSCIGLKERPKSKWWFCRSCHKTSK, encoded by the exons ATGCCTCCTATTCTTCGAAAACGTGGCCGTCCAAAAGGCCATGAATTGACTGTGATTGGTTTACCGGCtaagaagaaagcaaagacaGGAAAAGTACAACCATTCATTAAATTACACATATCATTGAAAGAAAGAG TCATGTTAGCATGGTTTGTTGATGACAATatagcagctgctgcactaCAAAATCCCAAGACGCTGATCAATGAATCAGACATCAAAGTTCAGCAAGAAAACATCTCTAATGCAGTCcttgatgacaatgttgacttGCACATAATTCGAAAGTTTTTCACCGATGATGCCTGGCTACTACTTACAGATGTTGTCAAGCAGAAACGTAAACATTGCAGTtatgtttgccaagtttgcTTTCGCAACTTGGATGAGGAAGCATCAATTTTGTGTGACCATTGCCTCTTGTGGTCCTACATGAGTTGTATTGGTCTTAAAGAAAGACCCAAATCAAAGTGGTGGTTTTGCCGAAGCTGTCACAAGACTAGCAAATAA
- the LOC134182017 gene encoding glutamine synthetase-like: protein MASKWQPSKQLVPQELEAFADQRGIRYFLFAYIDILGVHRGKLVPKSAVNKLAEEGGHHCRIMFRVSATDPDMVVVPDLTTLVQLPWKPEFAWVMCDLYSPAGVLFEESPRLALKRQVERLSKLGENWVLKCGLEFEFYLVNKDGTDVADKLDERPGIDSCFRTDSLMRSSKVLTRICDVIDQLGWHPYQIDHEGSSGQYEINCHYTDAMTMADRHVFFKYVCQSISEEEGVRITFMPKPFEAKIGNGLHMHVSVWEGEKNVFLDQSGELGLSQTAYYFLAGVLHNAKALCAIFCPTVNSYKRLVAAGWCPNRITYTGDNRSHMMRIPGPGRFEIRLADGAVNPYLYQAAVITAGIDGIERKLDPGRRCDGDGYKGEPAGAEYLPQNLLDATRELKKNQLLYEALGVDCMDAFTTLKEQEWLSYMRHLTEWERIHTLDC, encoded by the coding sequence ATGGCTAGCAAATGGCAACCCAGCAAACAACTAGTTCCACAAGAACTGGAAGCCTTTGCTGACCAACGGGGTATTCGGTATTTTCTTTTTGCCTACATCGATATCCTCGGCGTTCATCGAGGTAAACTCGTCCCTAAATCAGCTGTCAACAAGCTAGCAGAAGAGGGAGGTCATCACTGCCGAATCATGTTCAGAGTGTCTGCTACTGATCCCGATATGGTAGTTGTTCCTGACTTGACGACGCTCGTTCAACTACCTTGGAAGCCTGAATTTGCGTGGGTGATGTGTGATTTGTATAGTCCTGCAGGTGTGCTGTTTGAGGAGTCACCTCGTCTTGCTCTGAAACGACAGGTAGAGCGGCTGTCAAAACTGGGGGAAAACTGGGTACTCAAGTGTGGACTCGAATTTGAGTTCTACTTGGTGAACAAGGATGGAACGGATGTGGCAGACAAGTTGGATGAACGTCCGGGTATTGACTCTTGCTTTCGAACTGATAGTCTGATGAGAAGCTCAAAGGTTCTGACTCGGATTTGTGATGTGATTGATCAGCTTGGATGGCATCCATACCAGATAGACCACGAGGGTAGCAGCGGCCAATATGAGATAAATTGTCATTACACTGATGCCATGACTATGGCTGATCGCCACGTGTTTTTCAAATACGTTTGCCAGAGCATTTCTGAAGAGGAAGGTGTTCGTATCACCTTTATGCCGAAGCCATTTGAAGCCAAAATTGGCAATGGGCTGCACATGCACGTGTCAGTCTGGGAAGGAGAAAAGAACGTTTTCTTGGATCAGTCGGGAGAGCTCGGTTTGTCACAGACAGCATACTATTTCCTTGCTGGAGTTCTTCACAATGCCAAGGCTTTGTGTGCTATTTTTTGTCCAACAGTTAATAGTTACAAACGACTGGTAGCCGCAGGATGGTGCCCCAATCGAATTACTTACACAGGCGACAATCGCTCTCACATGATGAGAATCCCTGGCCCTGGTCGATTTGAGATACGTCTTGCTGATGGTGCGGTCAATCCATATCTGTATCAGGCAGCTGTTATTACTGCTGGTATTGATGGTATAGAGAGAAAGCTTGATCCTGGTCGTCGATGTGATGGAGATGGATACAAGGGAGAGCCAGCAGGGGCAGAGTACCTTCCACAGAACCTCCTGGATGCAACCAGAGAGCTGAAAAAGAATCAGTTACTCTATGAAGCATTGGGAGTGGATTGCATGGATGCCTTCACAACACTGAAGGAACAAGAATGGCTGAGCTACATGCGGCATCTTACAGAATGGGAACGTATACACACTTTAGACTGCTGA
- the LOC134182516 gene encoding zinc finger MYM-type protein 1-like codes for MSAEIQNECLQVMSLNILREICSSMSKNGFYTITADECTDVSNKEQFTICIRWVDEKLVDHEDMIGLYNVDAIDAICLVAAIRDVLLRTGLKLSHCRGQCYDGTSNMTGSRSGVATQLQAEESRAVLIHCYGHLLNLAIGDTVKQSKVCRDALDVAFEISKLIRFSPKRNLALDCIRVENPTDNKGLNVGISVLSY; via the coding sequence ATGTCTGCTGAAATTCAGAATGAGTGCCTTCAGGTGATGTCCTTGAACATCCTTCGCGAAATTTGCAGCAGCATGTCGAAGAATGGCTTCTACACCATCACGGCTGACGAATGCACAGATGTGTCTAATAAAGAGCAGTTTACAATCTGCATTAGATGGGTGGATGAAAAGTTGGTTGACCATGAGGATATGATTGGTCTGTACAATGTGGATGCCATCGATGCTATTTGTCTGGTTGCAGCTATTCGAGATGTGCTTTTACGTACAGGCTTGAAGTTATCACACTGCCGGGGGCAATGTTACGATGGTACTTCAAACATGACAGGAAGTAGATCTGGTGTTGCAACTCAACTCCAGGCTGAGGAAAGTCGAGCTGTGCTCATCCACTGCTATGGGCATTTACTAAATCTGGCAATAGGAGACACAGTGAAGCAATCGAAGGTGTGCAGAGATGCTTTGGATGTTGCATTTGAAATCAGTAAGCTGATTCGATTTTCACCTAAGAGGAATTTGGCACTTGACTGCATAAGGGTGGAAAACCCAACAGATAACAAAGGACTGAATGTGGGAATCAGCGTTTTGTCCTACTAG
- the LOC134182515 gene encoding uncharacterized protein LOC134182515: MPQFKLFFGLHLCKKILKITDNVSRTLQGQSMSAAEGQDIAQLSVQTLEGMRTDESSSVSEPVLPRKRKVPGRFQVGVGEAVCSATVEEYYRLQYYECLDLAISGIRDCFRQPGYAIYSNLESLLITAANKGDYGAYFQQVTLFYKDDISPVQLDAQLQNLGTWFSTDKPRQVSLQDCLQYLRSLSDAQRSFFSEVCSIARLILVMPSTNATSERSFSAMRRLKTYLRSTMKQPRLNHVMLLHNRKERLDCLDLDIIGNEFVSGSEHRLRIFGNFKTE; the protein is encoded by the coding sequence ATGCCACAATTCAAACTTTTCTTCGGGCTGCATCTCTGCAAGAAAATATTGAAGATCACAGATAACGTCAGTCGAACGCTTCAGGGCCAATCAATGTCTGCAGCAGAAGGCCAAGATATAGCTCAACTGTCCGTACAAACTCTTGAGGGCATGCGGACAGATGAGAGCTCCAGTGTTAGTGAGCCCGTTCTTCCACGTAAAAGAAAAGTTCCTGGTCGATTTCAAGTTGGAGTGGGCGAAGCAGTCTGCAGTGCTACGGTTGAAGAGTACTATCGACTTCAGTACTATGAATGCCTTGATCTGGCAATTTCTGGCATTAGGGATTGCTTTAGGCAGCCGGGTTACGCCATATACAGTAACCTCGAAAGTCTTCTTATCACTGCTGCCAACAAGGGCGATTATGGTGCTTATTTTCAGCAAGTAACCTTATTTTATAAGGATGATATCAGTCCTGTACAACTTGATGCACAGTTGCAGAATCTTGGCACGTGGTTTTCAACAGATAAGCCACGTCAGGTGTCATTGCAAGATTGCCTCCAGTACCTGAGAAGCCTTTCGGATGCCCAAAGATCATTCTTTAGTGAAGTGTGCTCCATAGCTCGCCTTATTCTAGTAATGCCTTCAACCAATGCCACCAGTGAGCGTAGCTTTTCTGCTATGAGACGACTCAAGACATACTTAAGGAGCACCATGAAGCAGCCTAGGCTAAATCATGTTATGCTGTTGCATAATCGCAAAGAGAGACTTGATTGTTTAGACTTAGATATCATTGGCAACGAGTTTGTGAGTGGCAGCGAACACCGCCTCCGCATCTTTGGTAATTTTAAGACTGAGTAA
- the LOC134181864 gene encoding protein dispatched homolog 3-like, whose amino-acid sequence MPPGYSRVSDEDEEGPFRFGREAPAVAALDTSTRREMSLSSRPSRTSSIISRLLDKVISFYVKLNTRWWAASAVWLSILSISVGSALAAGLKFRPIVDVTLGSFQIPNQRVAREYDAMSVAIDWSKSHRFARSSHCCGNRQACPKWKFDIVYLPTGGGYDPDNIFTEERIEDIHSIEKRLTQHPSYDKFCWMKNDECVPINSLLTYFYPSVNDGQRVFDGRGSTLGNLTDKLQKAQTNVYMYWYVDSQFNLNNQKSRLLRSEVTFARRLENFPTCPTSAQFAQESAVADRYIISLIPMLANASTENVRVLYGGGAIYDYEVKQALIGDSKLAIISLCLIVVLVFILTSFSPYLTFMGILCVVESFPITYIIYRVFFGIPVVGILNVVSLFVIVGIGVDDVFVFINTFRLSSEHGSDIHMRLVYTIKTAGKTTLFTSVTTATAFFANLPSELPAIHDFGLFMGWLVVVCYLVTLLSMPAILYIWWKGKAFLKNRFKDVFNSDQNEQPEVIDHAAVSNGYAMPMQPMDEFGQLAVDNRDCINVESAQLPVHNGNYRIDDDFYYDDHLFSEQISHGVCCKEMTDDHLINTDDLKTCSLFSLLHHFIANKLSRWIIRSRIMLILLYVVLLLASSGLLSNLRTAEKPPQFFPSDSNIQQLIDIGYNLTNSDKTSCIQCSGFWKAHPVPISVSTQQSKTLTSSPVVTKAIVPTDSHHLTHKVNPIVTHTTQQPKRPTKPPSKKTEPPKQETRPPNHVTQSPQQLTAKSTSNVNVKTDHLHHVEVTPKHTSTKKAHAITKKVHAITKKAHAITKKATAAHATSLVNLCPTTSSCKPVDRPASGNNAIVYIVFGILDIDRSRVASAGHVVSDDLGDVVWDKQFTRQLSIDGERNDDLIDALCDICILAQDPSRELVKKNGADCFPAVAGLNLNNYCSKFKSAVNYPTQFHAPSHLNKELRAAFGVNVNGTYIQWMSMAFQSTTYKGRSSFENVDDYDRWNEFLNAVKEKYRHVAAIQNMYQTSSYWVDMFRETIAVSSAIYGILLSILLCMCWVILFTGHIWLVIVVFKSIVGTLLTVLSLMYLIGWTFGGVEAVTLSVLVGTSVDYIVHLVESFVISGRELKVRASNPNRDVQNRMRWAISHVGISIMSSAVTTVAASIPLCFAEIQLFAKFGQILLLNTGISVIYALTACVSMLCIFGGLRCCCLRNYENSCKRTLISYVVVCILLGTVVSVVYVVSKSGHSIPGPDGEPLF is encoded by the exons ATGCCTCCAGGCTATAGCCGCGTGTCCGACGAAGACGAAGAGGGACCGTTTCGATTCGGTCGAGAGGCTCCAGCAGTCGCCGCTCTCGACACGTCGACACGACGAGAGATGAGCCTATCGTCTCGTCCCAGTCGCACGTCTTCCATCATCAGTAGACTTCTAGACAAGGTGATCTCATTCTACGTCAAATTGAACACTAGATGGTGGGCTGCTTCTGCTGTCTGGCTTTCTATTTTGAGCATCTCCGTTGGATCGGCGTTGGCTGCTGGGCTCAAGTTTCGTCCAATCGTAGATGTCACTTTGGGCTCGTTTCAGATTCCCAATCAGCGAGTGGCTCGTGAGTACGACGCCATGAGCGTGGCCATCGATTGGAGCAAGTCGCATCGATTCGCTCGTTCTTCTCATTGTTGTGGCAATAGGCAAGCATGTCCAAAATGGAAGTTTGATATTGTTTATTTACCGACGGGAGGTGGATACGATCCGGATAACATCTTCACCGAAGAGAGAATTGAGGATATTCATAGTATTGAGAAGAGGCTCACCCAGCATCCTAGTTATGACAAATTCTGCTGGATGAAAAACGATGAATGTGTGCCAATCAACTCTCTACTGACATACTTTTATCCCAGTGTAAATGACGGACAGCGAGTGTTCGATGGAAGGGGATCGACATTGGGAAATCTGACTGATAAACTGCAAAAGGCACAGActaatgtatatatgtattggtATGTGGACAGTCAGTTTAATTTAAATAACCAAAAGAGTCGATTGCTTCGATCCGAGGTGACGTTTGCTCGACGACTTGAGAATTTTCCGACTTGCCCAACGAGTGCTCAATTTGCTCAAGAGTCTGCTGTAGCTGATCGTTACATCATATCCTTGATTCCTATGCTGGCAAATGCTTCCACCGA AAATGTGAGAGTTCTCTATGGTGGAGGAGCAATTTATGACTATGAGGTGAAACAGGCTCTGATTGGTGACTCAAAACTGGCGATCATATCATTGTGTTTGATCGTCGTGCTTGTCTTCATACTAACATCATTCTCTCCCTATTTAACTTTTATGGGtatattgtgtgttgttgaaAGTTTTCCCATTACATATATCATATATCGGGTTTTTTTTGGCATCCCTGTTGTTGGTATTCTCAACGTGGTCTCTCTCTTTGTCATTGTCGGCATCGGAGTTGATGATGTTTTCGTCTTCATCAATACGTTTCGTCTCTCAAGTGAACACGGGAGTGATATTCATATGAGATTGGTGTACACAATCAAAACCGCTGGAAAAACTACACTGTTTACGTCTGTCACTACAGCAACAGCATTTTTTGCTAATCTACCATCAGAACTGCCAGCTATTCATGACTTTGGTTTGTTCATGGGCTGGTTGGTGGTCGTATGTTATTTGGTTACATTGCTTTCTATGCCAGCAATTTTGTATATTTGGTGGAAAGGAAAGGCTTTCTTGAAGAATCGATTCAAAGATGTATTTAATTCTGATCAAAACGAGCAGCCTGAAGTTATAGATCATGCTGCTGTTAGCAATGGGTACGCAATGCCAATGCAACCAATGGATGAGTTTGGACAACTAGCTGTGGATAATAGGGATTGTATCAATGTTGAGTCTGCTCAATTACCTGTGCATAATGGCAACTACCGTATTGATGACGACTTTTATTATGATGATCACCTTTTCTCTGAACAGATTTCTCATGGAGTTTGTTGCAAAGAAATGACCGACGATCATCTCATTAATACTGATGATCTGAAAACATGCTCATTATTCTCTTTATTGCATCATTTtattgcaaacaaactttcTCGGTGGATTATTCGTTCTCGCATCATGTTGATTCTTCTGTATGTTGTTCTGTTATTGGCATCATCTGGACTACTTTCGAATCTTCGAACTGCAGAAAAACCACCACAATTTTTTCCCTCTGATAGCAATATACAGCAACTGATTGACATCGGGTATAACCTTACAAACTCAGACAAGACCAGTTGCATACAGTGCTCGGGCTTTTGGAAAGCACATCCAGTTCCCATATCTGTTTCAACACAGCAATCAAAAACACTTACCAGCTCTCCTGTTGTGACCAAAGCAATAGTACCCACTGATAGTCATCATCTTACACACAAAGTGAATCCAATTGTAACTCACACAACTCAGCAACCAAAACGACCTACGAAACCACCAAGCAAGAAGACAGAGCCCCCAAAGCAAGAAACCAGACCACCAAACCATGTAACACAGTCACCTCAGCAGTTGACAGCAAAGTCGACATCTAATGTAAATGTAAAAACAGACCATTTACACCATGTTGAAGTAACTCCTAAACACACGTCTACCAAGAAGGCACATGCGATCACCAAGAAGGTACATGCGATCACCAAGAAGGCACATGCTATCACCAAGAAAGCAACTGCAGCTCATGCAACGTCATTGGTGAATTTGTGTCCGACAACATCATCGTGTAAACCTGTGGATCGTCCTGCATCTGGAAATAACGCCATTGTTTATATTGTGTTTGGGATTCTTGACATTGACAGAAGTCGAGTTGCTAGTGCTGGTCATGTTGTTTCGGATGATTTGGGTGATGTTGTTTGGGATAAACAGTTTACCAGACAGCTAAGTATTGATGGAGAAAGAAACGATGACCTGATTGACGCCCTCTGTGACATTTGTATACTAGCGCAGGACCCAAGCAGAGAACTGGTAAAGAAAAACGGTGCCGACTGTTTTCCGGCAGTGGCAGGTTTAAACTTGAACAATTACTGTTCAAAATTTAAGTCAGCTGTAAACTACCCAACCCAATTTCATGCTCCTAGTCACTTAAACAAAGAATTAAGAGCGGCCTTTGGTGTTAATGTTAATGGCACATACATCCAATGGATGTCAATGGCATTTCAGTCG ACGACGTACAAGGGACGATCAAGCTTTGAAAATGTTGATGACTATGACCGATGGAATGAGTTTTTGAATGCAGTGAAAGAGAAATACCGACATGTTGCCGCCATTCAGAATATGTACCAGACCAGCAGCTACTGGGTGGATATGTTTCGCGAAACGATAGCGGTTTCATCGGCGATATATGGGATATTGCTGTCGATTCTACTTTGCATGTGCTGGGTGATTCTCTTTACTGGCCACATATGGCTGGTCATTGTCGTGTTTAAGTCAATTGTCGGTACTTTGCTGACCGTGTTGTCACTAATGTATTTAATAGGTTGGACATTTGGAGGCGTCGAAGCTGTCACGTTATCAGTTCTTGTTGGAACATCTGTGGACTACATCGTGCACTTGGTCGAGTCGTTTGTGATCTCAGGGAGAGAGTTGAAAGTTCGAGCATCGAATCCAAATCGTGATGTACAGAATCGCATGCGATGGGCTATCAGTCACGTTGGAATTTCGATCATGAGCTCTGCAGTCACAACTGTTGCGGCGTCGATTCCTCTCTGTTTCGCCGAGATTCAATTGTTTGCCAAATTTGGTCAAATTCTACTTCTCAATACAGGTATATCGGTTATATATGCCTTGACAGCATGTGTATCTATGTTGTGCATATTTGGTGGTCTGAGATGTTGCTGTTTGAGGAATTACGAGAACTCGTGTAAACGAACTCTTATTAgttatgtagttgtgtgtatACTTTTGGGGACCGTGGTTTCTGTAGTATATGTTGTATCTAAATCGGGTCACTCCATACCAGGTCCTGATGGCGAACCACTGTTTTGA